Proteins encoded in a region of the Quercus lobata isolate SW786 chromosome 8, ValleyOak3.0 Primary Assembly, whole genome shotgun sequence genome:
- the LOC115957187 gene encoding uncharacterized protein LOC115957187: MKIKNNGKVYQSPSSSSSSSSSSSSVIPCHSDGDFLSVLKLFPTTILALASVLSLEDREVLAYMITHSMKTTTPSPITQDSKRKPPKKAPNSHNKNSNNNNSNTTNNTHKPPMFECDCFDYYTSYWFKWDSSPNRELIHQAIEAFKDHLAHGEKSKKVNGRGKHRDKPTHRVPEKPSSDDVSETPLPEIEESFNFSKEKDDKVVVIADDDVEERDTEKYEVEECEEDNKEEEMVTVRTMVAATTNNNTPVVKIKILHKTGG; encoded by the exons atgaagataaagaaCAACGGTAAAGTATACCAATCtccatcctcatcctcatcttcttcctcatcttcttcttcagtgATTCCATGCCATTCCGATGGAGATTTTCTCTCTGTGTTAAAGCTTTTCCCAACTACGATTCTAGCTCTAGCTTCtgttctttctcttgaagaccGTGAAGTCCTTGCTTACATGATTACCCACTCCATGAAAACCACAACCCCATCTCCAATCACGCAAGATTCCAAGCGAAAACCTCCAAAGAAAGCCCCAAATAGCCACAACAAGAAcagtaacaacaacaacagcaataCCACCAACAATACCCATAAGCCACCTATGTTTGAGTGTGACTGTTTTGACTACTACACAAGCTACTGGTTCAAATGGGACTCCTCGCCAAACCGCGAGCTCATCCACCAAGCCATTGAAGCGTTTAAGGACCACTTAGCTCACGGCGAGAAGTCAAAGAAGGTCAACGGCAGAGGCAAGCATAGAGACAAACCCACTCACCGTGTCCCAGAGAAACCCTCCTCCGATGATGTTTCTGAAACCCCATTACCAGAAATTGAAGAAAGCTTCAATTTTTCTAAGGAGAAAGATGATAAAGTTGTTGTGATAGctgatgatgatgttgaagaAAGGGATACTGAGAAGTACGAGGTCGAAGAGTGCGAGGAAGACAATAAGGAAGAAGAGATGGTCACAGTTCGAACAATGGTGGCGGCGACAACCAACAACAACACACCA GTTGTTAAAATCAAAATCCTACATAAGACTGGTGGATGA
- the LOC115958067 gene encoding eukaryotic translation initiation factor 3 subunit G-like, whose product MAIDKLSNDPNPNQNPKPKQKKFQWCELVDEDNGKDLDFLLPPRQVIGPDERGVKKVVEYKFDDEGNEVKKTTTTRVQKLAKTQLSKRAMERRAWPKFGDAVHDDVGARLTMVSTEDIFLERPRPHGSKPEETEVAGNLGNAGAVLMVCRICNTKGVHWTAKCPAQYLAHHTDDPRANEGAYVPPSMRRGAERAGGSDMRHRSDENSVRVTNLSEDTREPDLLELFQTFGHVTRAYVAIDQKTGMSRGFGFVNFVNREDAERAINKLNGYGYDNLILRVEWATPRSN is encoded by the exons ATGGCGATAGACAAATTAAGTAACGATCCGAACCCGAACCAGAATCCGAAGCCGAAGCAGAAAAAGTTCCAGTGGTGCGAGCTAGTTGATGAGGACAATGGGAAGGACTTGGATTTTCTGTTGCCGCCTCGGCAAGTGATTGGGCCGGACGAGAGGGGAGTGAAGAAGGTGGTCGAGTACAAGTTCGACGACGAAGGGAACGAGGTGAAGAAAACGACGACGACCCGAGTCCAAAAGTTGGCGAAGACCCAGTTGAGCAAACGAGCCATGGAGCGCAGGGCCTGGCCCAAGTTCGGCGACGCCGTCCATGACGACGTTGGTGCTCGTCTCACCATGGTCTCCACTGAGGACATCTTTCTTGAACGCCCTAGGCCTCATG GTAGCAAACCAGAAGAAACCGAGGTAGCAGGAAACTTAGGTAACGCAGGTGCCGTTCTCATGGTATGCAGGATTTGTAATACGAAAGGTGTTCACTGGACAGCAAAGTGCCCTGCCCAGTATCTTGCCCATCACACTGATGATCCTAGAGCCAACGAGGGAGCTTATGTGCCTCCAAGCATGAGACGAGGCGCTGAAAGAGCCGGTGGATCAGATATGAGGCACCGGAGTGATGAAAATTCAGTTCGGGTCACCAATTTATCAGAGGATACTAGAGAGCCTGACTTGCTTGAACTATTCCAAACATTTGGCCATGTTACTCGTGCGTATGTTGCTATTGATCAAAAGACGGGCATGAGCAGAGGCTTTGGTTTTGTCAATTTTGTAAACAGAGAAGATGCTGAGAGAGCAATCAACAAGCTCAATGGGTATGGTTATGATAACCTCATCCTTCGAGTTGAATGGGCTACACCCAGATCaaattag